AAACCTGGTGTGGACGTCTGGGATCGCATTCGTAGTGGCAGTCGTGTAAATGACGAAAGTGGTAAATGATCGTATGCTGATCAGGCGAATGTTAACGGTGAGCATTCTACCGGGAACACAGCCACTCTGCCAGTGGGAGTATATCACCTGGCGGTTgcttaaatcatattaagtaGTGGGTTGGATAGTTCCGCGGCCTTACCAGTGGTCAGTAGAGAGATCTGATACATCTTGAAACCAAACTGGAAGTCACGTGAAACCCCGTTCTCCAGGCGGGGGCGTAAAAACTCTTTGTCTGGGCGTGGTGGACAGCCTTAAAAACTGTCCTAATCTGACGATGCCTCATACTTTTCTCGGAAAGTATCTGGTGCCTCTGCCTGAAAGGGGACGAGTTTAGACTCACATAACCTTTGTTGTGGAGCGAAGGACTCTGTCCGAACTTGGAACTTATGAACCTCCCCCTACGAGGATCAACACGTGGTACTACGATGCGTTTGGCAAAGCAGGCATAGCTTGCCCACGCGGGCACCAAGTGGACATCGTCGGCCCCACTGAGCTGGGATTTACATGGATTCAAACAGGCAATCTCCGCATTTACTCGTGCTACTGGTCCCCCAGGCCAGACTCCAATCTTACACAATACCTTGCATTTCTCAGCAATCTGGAGCACAGCATCAGAACGCACAATGGCGACTCCCTCATCTGCGGCGACTTCAACACTCACCACACCGCCTGAGGCTCTCGACCAAATAGCAGTAAAGGAGACGCTCTCCTCGACTTAATTCAAACGACAGGTCTGGTCATCTGCAACATCGGCACGTCCCCGACTTTTGTACATGGATCCGGTTCCTCTGTAATAGATATTACCCTGGCTTCCCCCTGCGTCGCAGCAAATATTACGAACTGGGCGGTCCTGGACACGATAACCCTGAGCGATCATTTTTACGTACAGTTCTCTCTACTAGATCAAATCAACTACCCAACACGAGAGCGCAGGCAGCCGAATTCGCATGCGTCTACCTTAAAGGCGCTCCTGTCGACCAATCGGCTGACTATCCAAGGATGTTCCTCAGACGTGGACCAAATGACAGACGATCTGTCCTCCGCTATACACAACGCGTGCAGTCTCCCCCGGTCGAACTCGGTGGGAAAAAGGAGAAGTGTCCATTGGTCTCCCAGTCTGGGCGAACTACGCAAGACGGCTAACCACCTTCGCCGCGTCTTTTAGCGAAAGCGCCGCCTGTTTGGTCCCCTAGCAAGCGTGGAAGAAGAAGTCGCCGCCAAAGATGCCAAGTTGGCCTTCATAAAGGCAATAGCTCAAAGGACCTCTGCGATGAAGTGGAACGCGACCACTGGGGGAAGCCATATAAGATTGTCATgggaaaaatgaaaatcagGTCCGAGATCCCAGGGCTGAACCTACCCGGCAGGCTCCCAATGATCATTCGTGAGCTCTTCCTATCCCACCCGGTGAAACAGGCTACCTTTTGGCCACCCCGGCGTTTCTACCAGTACGCAAGGTGGACTACCGTAGTACATTATACGAGCCAGAGTTTTCCATTGAATGTGTGTAAAATTCCCCATTTTCTTTAGCCAGGGCTACACACTTAATGAATGGACGGATTTGTCCGTTTGTAGTATCAATAAATTGGGCATGGTGTCCAGATTGTACCTTtgtcatttttgaaaaaaaatggttgTATAATTCTGAATATATTAGCAAAAAAGTGAAGTATTTTTGATGCAAAAAGATATTGTACTCAACCGTTTTAGTTATAACATTTCATGTGTCAGCGCCAGTGATCGTATTACCCCTTCTATGCTGTATACGTTTTCGTCACGGTCGTACACTGGGCAGCGGCTCCCACCGTTGACAGTTTGCCTACGCCTTCACTTATCGTATTCGTGATTTTGGCAGAAGCTCTCTGCCTTTCGGCGACATTCAGTGTGTATGTTCATTCGTAATAACCACGTGTAATTGCTGTATTCCATTGTTATAGTAGGCCGTGTGGATCGtcgacaattaatattaattattaactaaaatgtgtaaaatggtTTGTAAAGCATTCAAAGagaatatatgaaaaaaacacaaatacgataatatcatgtatggttgtgtctaaaaaataattctatcaccaaaatcaaaaaaaaaaacgatttccgTTTTATggaagcataaaaaaaaaaatggctaaGATGTTATGACAATTCAATACTTTTTGATCGATGTCCAGTGTCCatggtgtatattataatatcggaaaaataattgattataacattaaataaataaaaacatataaacctGCAATTCATATTACATGCCACTTTTTTcggtacataaaaatttttgataatgGTAAATCTGAAGAATTTTCTTTACGTAATGCGGAAGTATTCGAAGACCCAGAACgcaaattcattttatttttattttatggtgtaaaaattataatatagcttacTATATTACcagttattaatgttattaggtagatacctatcataatatactcgtaaatagttttgtattgacaataactaaatatttacgaggtataattatacaatcgtACGAAATGGTTTGTTGACGAATTAGAAATACCGCCACCAGGAAAAATAATCGTAAATAAAGTTagtcaaaagtaaatttaataggtaataaaaataatttcatatttttttaatcaccctatatattatagaaagatGCTGTCaggaaatatttcatatttaaatgttttaagttattaatattatttaattaattatatcaagtaaaaataataatattatatattatattacgttgtTATTGTTATCGACGATAAATTACAGTCGTTTCagggaaaaaataaacaaaaataaaaaccaaatatacCGTTAGATTCTAGACAGAACCTGATCGCCTACaatgtatttcaaaacaatcTCATCGTCAGTCAACATTATGAATCATTAAAATGAACACTATATTTATCGACGGGTAGTCTACACCGGCGACCAGCGCAATATTTCCGTTGTCGACTACCCGtcgattaataacatattattattattcatcacatttaaatagtattacccATCGACAATGTATTGGAATAGCACGCAATCCGGAACGCTTTCGCGGTCGTTTTGcagaattttagatttatctgGATACAATTTCCAACGTCCACATGACGGAGTGCAGAGTCGGATGAGACGCACGAGGTTCTGTTGTCGGAGATACGTTAGGTACTGTAACTACGCGTGAAATTAATGCCCGTTGGTTGTCAGTAGCGGCGATTGCGGTACGCTGGGACTTCGAGCGTTATTGTCAAGGAGTGTAGAAACAGCAAAACGAATAAGATAGAGAAAATCGGCGGTTAGCTCAGGCAGGATTTTATCCTCTTGGTCTGAATATACCTGCATGACACgggatacaatattttaggtaAACGAGCCACGGGAGCGTTCCGCACAATCATTCTATTGTATCCATTGGCGGCGTCGACTGTGGCGTTGAAggtgttaatttatatattagtatacatattatactaaatatatttataaaatatagtaaaattgtttgaaagagtaaacttttaatttacctactgataactatttaattcaatacgaGAAGCTTCAGTATCTTGATAAGAACTACTTATTTGCATAAAAGAACAACTTTCCTTTTCAGGGGACCAAATtaattgtttcctacatttaaaacttttttgaatatgaattatatcttCCGGGACGCAATTCGTGTGTACCCACCTAGTAGATATAGTAGtaccaaattatatatttcattagatagtgggatctaaaatctattttcaagataattgcaatatttatttattatttttacttttgtagtcaataatatctagctgttataatcataataagttttaccacgcaaatttaaaatattttacgttgtattattttttttaccccaaaatataattttttcaccacgatttaaaaaaaaaaaaaccatttttattctagtaacattagttaaaatacagACGGAGGCTGCCCAGGCACACCTGGAACCCCCGTGCGCACGCTTATGCGTGTAGCtagactaaaatatattccatATTACATGAGTCATGtatgatgtattaatatataggtatttgatagtatgaaatgtttatgcaattcattttaacatttcaaatatatactttattaaaagttaaaatgcttatttatagaaaatgtaatttcgTACAATGTGTAGCAGCacggtgataaaaaaaaaatttaatgacgagctgtaataaatgttaagaaatattttaattttattaaaaaaagtgattgtgtaatattaatagtatacatacaGTCCATATAAAGAAGTTGGATTcagtaaatttttgtttgaacaGGCTTGTGTATTTGTGTCCACTGAACtcaaatgtatgataatatttttttgtttgtcaatttttatttgttttattgttttgtctaTTTGTGTGTTAAATTCTTGTATTTTgctgttatataaattatttaaatgttgtatgTCTATTTGGAAATTGgtctttactatattatacattaaactttccatgatacttaatttttgtttaagtgTGATGTTTCCAACAGGGGTTGATTTTAGCTCGTACGTgtgtatatttgaattaaacatCCAAGTATTTatctaagaataataaatatataataaattatatatatatgtatttacctTATATATACATGGGAATTTATCTGAACTTCTTCCTTTgtcaatttatgtaatttgtttatCGTTATGTCTTTTGACCTCAAatctaaattacaaattacaaatttggCTAGGTCGtttgatacatttaatttaaaataatttgaggaATGATTCCAAATAGTGtgcttcataataatataattttcatcgcCAGTACAAATGAACAATAAATCTTGAGTAGTATGAAATAGAGAGTTCTGCTGGTGATCCCGTGATCCTCGTGATCCTCGTGATCCCCGTGATCCTTGGCTCGTAATCTCGTGATCTTTGATTGCGTACGTGTGTGATGTATATTTACCCCACCACCATATGATCCGGTAcgtaatcaatatatattttaatattattatcaattaatattactatcgattaatattattatcatttatcacatgttattatatataaaaacttactctaacgcaaaaaaaaaaatatataatattctgtgtTAGGATCGAACCGagtgtatgtacatattactTGTTCATACTACCCACCTCGACTCTAAcccattgaaaatatattcgaattattatatcatataatattatataagttttgatgacactatattaaaattaaatactgttaGTACTTAGAAATCTCTTAATCGTTAGACTTCTAGATATactcaacaacaacaaattaaaatacctattcgtgaataatacataatgaaaTTTGTACCTTCTCACGAAATGTTATCATACCTGTTAGTGAATAACACATTAATAACCAATCTAtgctaaaaaatatcttaatcgcttaacaacaacaaattaaaatacttattagtgAATAACACAGTGATAATTGATTACATAATGAAATTTGTACCTTCTCACGAAATGTTATCATACCTGTTAGTGAATAACACATTAATAACCAATCtacactaaaaaatatcttaatcgCTTACATGTTAGACTCTTAGATAGCTCGATATTGTATCCCCTACCAATTAATGGACCCATCCACACCCATCTTGTCTCTGTAAGAGCTGACATTCATTCAGTCTGTTCTCAGTCTTACACAATTGTAATTCTCCTCTACGTTTCTATcagtcttataatttattctgagcttatattttttcaaatcatatattattctatagtgtttattatttgtctaaGTCTTTTAAAAGTGTTCTAAATTTTTCTAagtctttataaatttaaagtgtttattatttttaaaacatggcTGGTTCAATCGCTGACAACGCTACCTTATACAATGAGAAGAAGAAGGCTTTCACTTATGTACCACCAACACCTCCGGCTGAACTCATCGAGTCTACATCTTACACGTTAGACTTTACAGctagaaaatgtataattgtcgGTATCGATCCAACAGAACAACTTCAAACAGTTGTTCTTTTATTAACATCGTCACGTTATGTGAAAATTAGTACAGATTTTATAAGACGGATATTCTCGCTTATGGGTAACGTACTATCTTTTATATTAGACACGCCACAAAATTATAAGCGAACCATATTTCTCGAAACcgattcttataaaatatcgagTATGGTGTATAGCGGTTCAAACGTTCTAGTAATTGAATCTAAGACTGAAGACGGATGTAGAGTTTTATTAAAGcgtatagatttaataaaactccAAGAATTAGAATGGTGTATTACTGTTAGTATTAAAGAAAAAGAAGCGAACATAaaacctaaaattattaaacaaattaataattattgcgaGTATTTGAGGGAAAAATGCTTGCAATCGGATTCACCACCCAACAATTTGAGGGAAATGGAAATTTTCATTAGGAACGTTGAAGTCAGGCAGAGTATGGACACACCTAATCTCagtcaaattaaaatgtttgcgACTAAACAATTGGCGGAACTTTGTGTAGCTCGTCGGAACGCACGAAACTCAGAAgtggtaattttaaaaatatattattacatatataaaatattactaattactttttattttagccATATGACAAGAATTTCAAAAGGTTGTCATCTTTGTCACCTAACTTTTCAACAATAATGGATGAAACGGCTAAATTGTATGAAGACATTGATGCATGTGATGAAATCAATCCGTTGGAGGATGATAATTTAGTTAaggtaattcataaatataatattatgtacaaacatatatttaattaagtttttatttttattttacttgtagTATGAGTATTCACCGATATCACCAAACTATTCTCCAGACaacaatatatcaattaaacaGGAAGTTGCCACTACATCTATTCTAGCtaaggtaatttatataatatctgtcttcaaataaaaa
This genomic stretch from Rhopalosiphum maidis isolate BTI-1 chromosome 3, ASM367621v3, whole genome shotgun sequence harbors:
- the LOC113557855 gene encoding uncharacterized protein LOC113557855 — encoded protein: MAGSIADNATLYNEKKKAFTYVPPTPPAELIESTSYTLDFTARKCIIVGIDPTEQLQTVVLLLTSSRYVKISTDFIRRIFSLMGNVLSFILDTPQNYKRTIFLETDSYKISSMVYSGSNVLVIESKTEDGCRVLLKRIDLIKLQELEWCITVSIKEKEANIKPKIIKQINNYCEYLREKCLQSDSPPNNLREMEIFIRNVEVRQSMDTPNLSQIKMFATKQLAELCVARRNARNSEVPYDKNFKRLSSLSPNFSTIMDETAKLYEDIDACDEINPLEDDNLVKYEYSPISPNYSPDNNISIKQEVATTSILAKVIYIISVFK